One genomic region from bacterium encodes:
- a CDS encoding kelch repeat-containing protein, with protein MELLTILIFIGFSGLVFADSWSTKVNMSTARDALGVAVVAGKIYAIGGNSSGEHIATNEKYNQATNSWATKTPMPTPRYGPAVSVVNDKIYAIGGWNGSNYLRLEVNNKIITKKLVLVK; from the coding sequence ATGGAGTTATTAACTATCTTGATATTCATTGGGTTTAGTGGGCTTGTATTTGCTGATAGCTGGTCTACTAAGGTGAATATGTCAACTGCAAGAGATGCTTTAGGGGTTGCTGTAGTGGCTGGTAAGATATATGCTATTGGGGGGAATTCGAGCGGTGAGCATATTGCTACTAATGAGAAGTATAACCAAGCAACTAATTCATGGGCTACCAAGACACCAATGCCAACTCCACGGTATGGCCCGGCAGTTAGTGTAGTAAATGATAAGATATACGCTATAGGAGGGTGGAATGGCAGCAACTACCTTCGACTTGAGGTTAACAATAAAATTATCACTAAAAAGCTGGTGTTAGTAAAATGA